The Flavimarina sp. Hel_I_48 genome window below encodes:
- a CDS encoding arsenate reductase family protein, giving the protein MDSIARNDNQITLIYSSKTRLGKRTRAHVDAVQGTKLQTIDIAETKLTGTQWAELAIGLNKQIKDLVNYEEADKDEEDKVQGDFDDASYINILNHSPELFTHPIAILGKNMLQITNPTDIQQFIEVDSAGLEKKMMYDEPVISSQTKGEKFIEKEGEQKQEDSEGK; this is encoded by the coding sequence ATGGATTCTATAGCAAGAAATGATAACCAGATCACGCTGATTTATAGCAGTAAAACGCGTTTAGGAAAGCGTACTCGCGCCCACGTAGATGCTGTGCAGGGAACAAAGCTTCAAACCATTGATATCGCTGAGACGAAGCTTACCGGGACGCAGTGGGCTGAACTTGCCATTGGTCTCAACAAACAGATCAAAGACCTCGTGAATTACGAAGAAGCCGATAAAGATGAAGAGGATAAAGTACAGGGTGATTTTGATGACGCTTCTTATATCAACATCTTAAATCACAGTCCGGAGTTGTTTACCCATCCTATCGCTATTTTGGGCAAAAACATGCTTCAAATCACAAATCCTACAGATATTCAGCAGTTTATTGAAGTTGATTCTGCCGGTCTTGAGAAGAAAATGATGTATGATGAGCCGGTTATCAGTAGCCAGACAAAGGGTGAAAAATTCATCGAGAAGGAAGGCGAACAAAAACAGGAAGATTCCGAAGGAAAATAG
- a CDS encoding aconitate hydratase, translating to MKGYNVTQKLINAHLVDGELKPGKEIGLKIDQALLQDATGTLVQLELEAMKLDRAKTEVAVQYVDHNLLQTDFKNADDHDFLHSAAQKFGLWFSRPGNGVSHPLHMERFGKPGKTLVGSDSHSCAAGSLGMLAIGTGGLDVAAAIAGQPYFVKMPQVMGVKLTGKLPDWVSAKDVILEMLRRHDVKGGVGKIIEYYGDGLDNLSAMDRHVIANMGAELGATTTVFPSDQETKRFLKSQNREADWTELLADENCEYDLHDEIILDDLVPLIAMPTSPGNVVPVSEVAGKKIGQVVIGSSANPGLRDFWIAGEIVNGKAVNPNVSFDVNPTSRQIIQNMIENKAFANLITAGARFHQSGCMGCIGMGQAPASNTISLRTMPRNFPDRSGTKDDQVYLCSPETAAASALTGEITDPRDLEELYGMTYPQYKAPHMHIINMDMLVAPVENTSEIELKKGPNIKSLPHIDALNDSYSVPVALKMGDNISTDEILKAGAEVLPFRSNLPEISKYSYIVIDETFYDRAMAIKEEHGGHIVVAGENYAQGSSREHAALAPKYLGQVAVIAKSYARIAWQNLVNFGILPLEFINKEDLEKITQGDMIHFKNLRKNVENRENIEVIIQKENQDNLIIQTKHTLSDRQIRVLLKGGIINDFKEKLTA from the coding sequence ATGAAAGGATACAACGTAACCCAAAAATTAATCAACGCACATTTAGTTGATGGTGAACTCAAACCCGGAAAGGAAATTGGGCTTAAAATAGATCAGGCCCTTTTACAGGATGCAACCGGTACACTTGTTCAGCTGGAACTGGAAGCCATGAAACTAGATCGTGCAAAGACTGAGGTTGCCGTTCAATACGTTGATCATAACCTTTTACAAACGGATTTTAAGAATGCAGATGATCATGATTTTTTGCATAGTGCCGCGCAGAAATTTGGGTTGTGGTTTAGCCGTCCAGGTAACGGGGTAAGCCATCCCTTACACATGGAGCGTTTCGGCAAACCGGGAAAAACGCTGGTGGGCAGCGATAGTCATAGCTGTGCAGCAGGTTCATTGGGAATGCTCGCCATAGGTACCGGTGGTCTGGATGTAGCGGCAGCAATTGCAGGCCAACCCTATTTCGTTAAAATGCCTCAGGTAATGGGGGTAAAGCTTACGGGTAAGTTGCCGGATTGGGTTAGTGCAAAAGATGTTATTTTAGAAATGCTAAGACGTCATGATGTTAAGGGTGGCGTGGGTAAAATAATAGAATATTATGGAGATGGCCTGGATAACCTCAGCGCGATGGATAGGCATGTCATCGCAAATATGGGAGCTGAATTAGGTGCCACCACAACGGTATTTCCCAGCGATCAGGAAACCAAGCGCTTCCTAAAATCCCAGAATCGGGAGGCGGACTGGACAGAACTTTTAGCGGATGAAAATTGTGAGTACGACCTTCATGATGAGATTATTCTAGATGATCTTGTGCCGCTTATTGCCATGCCCACAAGTCCAGGAAATGTTGTGCCCGTGAGCGAGGTAGCAGGGAAAAAGATAGGGCAGGTTGTAATCGGTTCTTCGGCAAATCCTGGTTTGCGCGATTTCTGGATCGCAGGGGAGATCGTCAATGGTAAAGCTGTCAATCCTAATGTTTCTTTTGATGTAAATCCTACCAGCCGACAGATTATTCAGAATATGATCGAAAATAAGGCTTTTGCTAATTTAATTACCGCGGGAGCCCGTTTTCATCAGAGTGGTTGTATGGGATGTATAGGTATGGGTCAGGCACCGGCCAGCAATACCATAAGCCTGAGAACAATGCCACGTAATTTTCCAGATCGTTCTGGTACTAAGGATGATCAGGTTTATTTGTGTAGTCCGGAAACAGCGGCAGCCTCCGCTTTAACGGGTGAAATTACAGATCCTCGTGACCTGGAAGAACTTTATGGGATGACGTATCCACAGTATAAAGCTCCACATATGCACATTATAAACATGGACATGCTCGTCGCCCCCGTAGAAAATACGAGCGAAATTGAACTGAAGAAAGGGCCAAATATTAAATCGCTTCCTCATATAGATGCCTTAAATGATAGTTATAGTGTTCCAGTAGCCTTAAAAATGGGCGATAATATTTCAACAGATGAAATCTTAAAAGCCGGTGCAGAAGTACTTCCATTCAGAAGTAATCTTCCAGAAATCAGTAAATACAGTTATATTGTTATTGATGAGACATTTTACGACCGGGCAATGGCGATCAAGGAAGAACATGGAGGACATATCGTGGTTGCCGGAGAAAATTATGCTCAGGGAAGTAGTAGGGAACACGCGGCACTTGCACCTAAATATCTAGGTCAGGTAGCGGTTATTGCAAAAAGCTATGCGCGAATCGCGTGGCAAAATCTCGTTAATTTTGGAATATTGCCCTTGGAATTCATCAATAAGGAAGATCTTGAGAAAATAACCCAGGGAGATATGATACACTTTAAAAACCTACGGAAAAATGTCGAAAACAGGGAAAATATTGAGGTTATTATCCAAAAAGAGAATCAGGATAACCTGATAATTCAAACAAAACATACCCTGAGCGACAGACAAATACGAGTACTTCTCAAAGGTGGAATAATCAATGATTTTAAGGAAAAATTGACAGCCTAA
- a CDS encoding TerC family protein encodes MWVWGLFIVFILICLALDLGVFNRDAHVIRSKEAGIWTAVWVSIALAFSGVIYWLFSAEMVENPTGLTPDNAVLKYITGYLIELSLSIDNVFVIAVIFSSFAIPQKFQHRVLFWGILGAIIFRALMIIFGVALINKFDWIVYVFGAFLLFTAFKMFKSDDADFDPKDSFIFKNIKKIFPVTTETDGANFFMHIDGKRLATPLFIALIVIELTDILFALDSIPAILAITADPFIVFTSNILAILGLRSMYFLISRMLSKFRYINYSLVIILAFVGLKMIFSHTIEIPEWLSLLVIIVSLGGGILASVLINSEENEEEIIDQ; translated from the coding sequence ATGTGGGTCTGGGGTTTATTTATAGTATTTATATTAATTTGTCTAGCACTTGATCTTGGTGTTTTCAACAGGGATGCGCATGTTATACGCAGCAAAGAAGCGGGTATATGGACCGCGGTATGGGTTTCTATAGCTCTTGCTTTCAGCGGGGTAATTTACTGGCTATTTTCAGCTGAAATGGTTGAAAACCCAACTGGTTTGACGCCAGATAATGCCGTTTTAAAATACATCACAGGTTACCTCATTGAGCTTTCCCTAAGCATAGATAATGTGTTTGTGATTGCGGTTATATTTTCATCCTTTGCCATTCCGCAAAAATTTCAGCACCGTGTACTTTTCTGGGGTATACTGGGAGCCATAATTTTCAGGGCGCTTATGATCATTTTTGGTGTCGCGCTTATCAACAAATTTGACTGGATTGTTTACGTTTTTGGTGCATTTCTATTGTTTACCGCATTCAAAATGTTCAAATCTGACGATGCGGATTTTGACCCAAAAGATTCCTTTATTTTCAAGAACATAAAAAAGATATTTCCTGTAACCACGGAAACTGATGGTGCCAACTTTTTTATGCACATTGATGGTAAACGCCTTGCCACTCCCCTATTTATCGCACTTATCGTGATAGAGCTTACAGATATTCTTTTTGCCCTGGATAGTATTCCCGCAATCCTCGCGATAACCGCAGATCCTTTTATTGTTTTCACCTCTAACATACTGGCGATCCTTGGTCTACGGTCAATGTATTTTTTGATTTCCAGGATGCTGTCAAAATTCAGATATATCAATTATAGTTTAGTGATCATACTGGCATTCGTTGGTCTGAAAATGATCTTTTCACATACTATTGAAATACCAGAATGGCTTTCTTTACTGGTGATTATTGTTTCTCTGGGAGGCGGTATTTTAGCCTCTGTTCTTATCAATTCCGAAGAAAACGAGGAAGAAATAATTGATCAGTAA
- a CDS encoding M28 family metallopeptidase: MKQFNTLLLLFLTTTFFAQEQVPSATDLRIYDIIGNVSADSIKADVTKLVGFGTRNTFSDTVSTTRGIGAARRWIKSDFEKSSSACGNCLDVFYQKDLVTKDMGQRVPHDAYVVNVLAVQKGTKYPNRYIIMSGDIDSRASNTMDFKTDAPGANDNASGMAGTLEAARVLSKYKFENSILYVGLSGEEQGLFGGAGLAAYAKEKGWEIIGIFNNDMIGNIKGVDGYVSNRDFRIFSEPLPANETEEQRKARRFYGGEVDGISRQLARYVHGNVKKYMPEMNPMMIYRLDRFGRGGHHRPFNDLGYAGIRIMEAHENYTQQHQDVRVEDGIAYGDVLEHVNFPYAAKLTSVNAINLASIAWAPPAPKTVEIGGIVEASAKLKWTPVDGAVGYKIYWRDTTSPTWDHSRYLTETEMTLEGVVIDNFFFGVAAVGANGHESVVQFPNSIMR, encoded by the coding sequence ATGAAACAATTTAACACCCTACTTCTATTATTTTTAACCACCACGTTCTTTGCACAGGAACAAGTCCCATCAGCGACAGATTTGCGTATCTACGATATTATTGGTAATGTTTCCGCAGACAGCATAAAGGCGGATGTTACAAAACTTGTTGGTTTTGGAACACGGAATACCTTTAGCGATACCGTGAGCACAACCCGGGGAATAGGCGCAGCCAGACGCTGGATAAAAAGCGATTTTGAGAAGTCATCTTCCGCATGCGGCAACTGCCTTGATGTTTTTTATCAGAAAGATCTAGTGACGAAAGATATGGGACAACGCGTACCCCATGATGCTTACGTGGTCAATGTATTAGCGGTACAAAAAGGAACAAAATACCCCAACCGCTATATTATCATGAGTGGTGACATAGACTCGCGTGCGAGCAATACCATGGACTTTAAAACAGATGCGCCAGGTGCCAATGACAATGCCAGCGGAATGGCTGGAACGCTGGAAGCTGCACGGGTACTTTCAAAATACAAGTTTGAAAACAGTATACTTTACGTTGGTCTTTCCGGTGAGGAGCAAGGGCTTTTTGGAGGAGCCGGCCTTGCCGCATACGCGAAAGAAAAAGGCTGGGAGATCATCGGGATTTTTAATAATGATATGATTGGCAATATCAAAGGTGTGGACGGTTATGTAAGCAACCGTGATTTTAGGATATTTTCTGAGCCCTTACCAGCCAATGAAACCGAAGAGCAACGAAAGGCCCGCAGGTTTTACGGTGGTGAGGTTGATGGTATTTCCCGGCAATTGGCCCGTTACGTACATGGGAACGTAAAAAAATACATGCCCGAAATGAACCCAATGATGATCTACAGACTGGACCGTTTTGGCCGCGGCGGCCATCACCGTCCCTTTAACGATCTTGGCTATGCAGGCATCCGCATAATGGAAGCTCATGAAAATTACACACAACAACATCAGGATGTGCGCGTAGAAGATGGGATTGCGTATGGCGATGTTCTGGAGCACGTAAATTTTCCCTACGCGGCCAAATTAACCAGCGTAAATGCGATAAATCTCGCAAGTATTGCCTGGGCACCACCAGCACCCAAAACAGTTGAAATTGGCGGAATCGTAGAAGCTTCGGCGAAATTAAAATGGACACCTGTAGACGGCGCAGTAGGGTATAAAATCTACTGGCGTGATACCACATCTCCTACCTGGGATCATAGCCGTTATCTTACAGAAACAGAAATGACGCTTGAAGGTGTTGTTATCGATAATTTTTTCTTCGGCGTTGCTGCTGTAGGGGCTAATGGCCATGAAAGTGTGGTTCAGTTTCCTAATAGCATCATGCGGTAA
- a CDS encoding cation:proton antiporter → MAYIPIVAKKLKITFAPIVLVLGLAIHFFGVPVKWPDPLWDQQWVKVITEIIVVISLMGAGLKIGIRYSLQHWQNTLRLIHTTMPLYIIGIFLLGKYILNLDGASSLLLAAVCAPTDPVLASDLQLRKDETKGKKNTGMRYVLTAEAGLNDGFAFPFVYLAILWSRQPDFMKIDFVHWFGFFFLYKIVIGIIVGSIIGFCYSYSIHKIKSEYKHKPLSGFVGIVLAMTVFAITEVLLGYGFLSAFFCGLFAQYHYHKEEREDQEKEEILLFTDEFEKLLIVIWIVLFGGFVLSGILNYIQWPGIVVAGIIVLVLRPLCGRIALLGTDFSKKKKWAVSFFGVKGVGSFFYLSYGIYEGNFSKANELYALVTVAVLISIIVHGLTGPRVVQYFKQENPG, encoded by the coding sequence ATGGCCTATATCCCCATTGTTGCAAAAAAATTGAAGATCACTTTTGCACCTATTGTGCTGGTATTGGGGTTGGCAATACACTTTTTTGGAGTTCCCGTAAAATGGCCAGATCCTCTTTGGGATCAACAATGGGTCAAGGTAATTACTGAAATTATAGTGGTCATAAGCTTGATGGGAGCAGGGTTAAAAATAGGGATTCGGTATAGTCTTCAGCATTGGCAAAATACCCTGCGTTTGATTCATACAACCATGCCTCTTTATATTATAGGCATATTCTTATTGGGAAAATATATTTTAAACCTTGATGGTGCATCTTCTTTATTGTTGGCAGCCGTATGCGCCCCTACAGATCCCGTTCTCGCATCAGATCTGCAACTGAGAAAGGATGAAACCAAGGGGAAAAAAAATACAGGAATGCGGTACGTACTTACGGCAGAGGCTGGACTTAACGATGGTTTTGCCTTTCCATTTGTTTATCTCGCGATTCTCTGGTCAAGGCAGCCTGATTTTATGAAAATTGATTTTGTGCATTGGTTTGGGTTTTTCTTTTTATATAAAATTGTGATAGGCATTATAGTTGGCTCGATTATAGGTTTTTGCTATAGTTATTCCATTCATAAGATCAAATCAGAGTATAAGCATAAACCGTTAAGCGGTTTTGTGGGGATTGTACTGGCCATGACCGTATTTGCAATTACCGAAGTCTTATTAGGTTACGGCTTTTTAAGCGCCTTTTTCTGTGGTCTTTTTGCACAGTATCACTACCATAAAGAAGAGCGGGAAGATCAGGAAAAAGAGGAAATCCTACTGTTCACTGATGAATTTGAAAAACTGCTTATTGTAATTTGGATCGTTCTTTTTGGGGGTTTTGTGCTTTCCGGAATACTTAATTATATTCAGTGGCCTGGAATCGTTGTTGCCGGAATTATTGTATTGGTTTTACGACCGCTTTGCGGCAGAATTGCCCTTTTGGGAACAGATTTCAGTAAAAAAAAGAAATGGGCGGTCAGTTTTTTCGGAGTGAAGGGTGTAGGTTCGTTTTTTTATCTTTCGTACGGTATTTATGAGGGTAATTTTTCCAAAGCTAATGAACTTTACGCGCTGGTTACCGTAGCAGTGCTTATCAGCATTATAGTGCATGGTTTAACTGGACCACGTGTGGTGCAATATTTTAAACAGGAAAATCCGGGCTAA
- a CDS encoding type 1 glutamine amidotransferase domain-containing protein, whose amino-acid sequence MNKTIAILATDGFEEVELTSPLEAMKNAGFDVHIVSDKKGKIKAWDTDHWSEEYDVDKTIDEVNAEDYNALMLPGGVINPDTLRVNEDALSFIRDFFNTKKPVAAICHAPQMLINAGVVEGRKLTSFKSIKQDLINAGAKWEDSEVVVDQGFVTSRNPNDLPAFNAKLVEEIREGKHERQHA is encoded by the coding sequence ATGAATAAGACGATAGCAATATTAGCAACAGACGGATTTGAAGAAGTAGAACTTACTTCTCCATTAGAAGCCATGAAAAATGCTGGTTTCGACGTACATATAGTAAGCGATAAAAAAGGTAAAATCAAAGCTTGGGACACAGATCACTGGTCTGAAGAATATGACGTAGATAAAACCATTGATGAGGTAAATGCTGAAGATTACAATGCATTAATGCTACCTGGTGGTGTTATCAATCCAGATACACTAAGGGTAAATGAAGATGCCCTAAGCTTTATAAGGGATTTCTTTAACACTAAGAAACCAGTTGCAGCAATCTGCCACGCACCGCAAATGTTAATTAATGCAGGCGTTGTAGAAGGACGTAAATTGACTTCCTTTAAATCAATCAAACAAGATTTAATCAATGCAGGTGCAAAATGGGAAGATAGCGAAGTAGTAGTTGATCAGGGATTTGTAACCAGCCGTAATCCTAATGACTTGCCTGCCTTTAATGCAAAATTAGTAGAAGAAATCAGAGAAGGTAAGCACGAGCGTCAACATGCTTAA
- a CDS encoding formate/nitrite transporter family protein: MSDAEKKIQQEEIDNEIQNSEKSDQVNAKTHGEILKEQIVEGQQTYNRSSSSILLSSLTAGLEIGFSYLLLCSLGGFLYGKVGPEVIVKARALVYPIGFILVILGQSILFTEQTSLLSLPVLNNKRSVFSLFKLWGTVIFGNLLGGCIMAVILTWIGGRLHIFTPETVVRIAQHVTAVDNIVIFVSAILAGWLMGLLSWLLTSSKETISRIVLIFIVTSVMAFTDLHHSIIGNVEVFAGLLNDSSISFWKYLSFEGLALAGNAVGGVFFVALLKYRAFVYNVG, encoded by the coding sequence ATGAGTGACGCGGAAAAGAAAATACAACAAGAAGAAATTGATAATGAAATTCAGAATTCTGAAAAAAGCGATCAGGTAAATGCGAAGACGCACGGGGAAATTCTAAAAGAACAAATCGTTGAGGGTCAGCAAACCTACAACCGCAGTTCCAGTAGTATATTGCTGAGTTCCTTAACGGCAGGATTGGAAATAGGTTTTAGCTATTTACTGTTATGTTCCCTTGGTGGTTTTCTTTACGGTAAAGTAGGCCCAGAAGTTATCGTTAAAGCCAGGGCATTGGTTTATCCCATTGGATTTATTTTGGTGATCTTAGGCCAATCCATACTTTTTACAGAACAAACCTCCTTATTGAGTTTACCGGTTCTCAACAATAAGCGTTCGGTTTTTAGTTTGTTTAAATTGTGGGGGACGGTAATTTTTGGAAATCTATTGGGTGGCTGTATCATGGCAGTTATATTGACCTGGATAGGGGGAAGGCTTCATATTTTTACCCCAGAAACGGTCGTTCGAATTGCCCAGCACGTAACAGCCGTAGATAATATTGTCATATTTGTAAGCGCAATTTTAGCAGGATGGCTCATGGGATTACTATCCTGGCTTCTGACCTCTTCAAAGGAAACGATAAGTAGAATCGTGCTGATTTTTATAGTAACCTCTGTAATGGCCTTTACAGATTTGCATCATAGCATCATTGGGAACGTAGAAGTTTTTGCCGGTCTTTTGAACGATTCTTCCATTTCATTCTGGAAATATTTATCTTTTGAAGGTCTCGCTTTAGCTGGTAATGCCGTGGGTGGGGTTTTCTTTGTTGCCCTCCTAAAATATAGGGCATTTGTTTATAATGTGGGATAA
- a CDS encoding HPF/RaiA family ribosome-associated protein has protein sequence MNYNFEYHDVTKSEALESFTIEQLDKLVNKYDFLVRADIFFKTENTSSDETGMKCGIRLSAPGPRLFAESSSKTFHESVKVTIRELNVQLKKRKDKMKSHQ, from the coding sequence ATGAACTATAATTTTGAATACCACGATGTAACTAAAAGTGAAGCGTTAGAAAGCTTTACCATAGAGCAACTTGATAAACTAGTAAATAAGTACGATTTTTTAGTGCGGGCAGATATTTTTTTTAAAACGGAGAATACTTCCAGCGATGAAACAGGTATGAAATGCGGTATACGCTTGAGCGCACCGGGACCACGCCTTTTTGCCGAAAGTAGCTCAAAAACCTTTCATGAATCGGTTAAGGTAACCATTAGGGAACTTAATGTGCAGCTCAAAAAGAGAAAGGATAAAATGAAATCACATCAATAA
- the corA gene encoding magnesium/cobalt transporter CorA, whose amino-acid sequence MRRKIKLKKPRMPKIPLISRVEKRLKNDIPGTLTYTGTKEQKDIHVEIIEYSPTSHKSSKSNSVDEAMQKPRINGVTWINANGLSHIDQIEKLGKNFRLHPLILEDIVDTNQRPKIDEYPDYLFVVFKMLYFDKEGNFVNEHISLVLGKDYVITFQEADGDVFDSLRQRIESSKGRIRKAGADYLMFAIMDAVVDHYFILTESMGERVETLEDQLFLNKAENGITQEIQELKKEALGIRKAVYPFREVVSQIEKLDNELIDKRTTKYLRDLYDQIVQVSESIEIYREMTRGLMDMYMTTISNRMNEVMKVLTIVSSIFIPLTFIAGIYGMNFDNIPELHYENGYYYLWGVMIVVFLGLLYYFKSKKWL is encoded by the coding sequence ATGCGTAGGAAAATCAAATTGAAGAAACCCAGAATGCCAAAGATCCCTTTGATCAGCAGGGTTGAAAAACGATTAAAAAATGACATACCGGGCACACTTACCTATACCGGGACAAAAGAGCAAAAGGATATTCATGTAGAGATTATTGAATATTCCCCTACCAGCCATAAGAGTTCCAAGAGCAATTCTGTTGACGAAGCGATGCAAAAGCCCAGAATAAACGGGGTTACCTGGATCAACGCAAATGGACTTAGTCACATAGACCAGATCGAGAAACTTGGAAAGAATTTCCGGCTGCATCCGCTTATTCTGGAAGATATCGTTGACACGAACCAGCGCCCTAAAATTGATGAATATCCTGACTATCTTTTCGTCGTTTTTAAAATGCTGTATTTTGATAAAGAAGGCAATTTTGTCAATGAGCATATCAGTCTGGTACTGGGCAAAGATTATGTAATAACCTTTCAGGAAGCTGATGGGGACGTTTTCGATTCTTTACGGCAACGTATTGAATCTTCAAAAGGCCGCATTCGGAAGGCTGGGGCAGACTATTTGATGTTTGCCATAATGGATGCAGTGGTTGACCATTATTTTATTCTTACCGAATCTATGGGCGAACGCGTAGAAACGCTGGAAGATCAACTGTTTCTGAACAAGGCAGAAAATGGGATTACACAGGAAATACAAGAATTAAAAAAAGAAGCCCTCGGGATCCGGAAAGCAGTCTATCCTTTTAGGGAAGTGGTGAGCCAGATTGAAAAGTTGGATAATGAATTAATAGATAAACGCACTACGAAGTATTTGCGGGATCTCTATGATCAGATAGTACAGGTATCAGAAAGTATAGAAATTTATAGGGAAATGACCCGTGGTTTGATGGATATGTATATGACCACGATCAGTAATCGTATGAACGAGGTGATGAAAGTGCTAACTATTGTGTCAAGTATTTTTATCCCGCTTACCTTTATTGCAGGTATTTATGGGATGAACTTTGACAATATCCCGGAGTTGCACTATGAAAATGGGTATTATTATTTATGGGGGGTTATGATCGTGGTTTTTCTGGGCCTTTTATATTACTTCAAAAGTAAAAAATGGCTTTAA